A window from Lactiplantibacillus pentosus encodes these proteins:
- a CDS encoding ABC transporter ATP-binding protein, whose protein sequence is MLELQDVSTFIRRKPIVMHATFDISPGQIVGLIGPNGAGKTTIMKTILGLTKFTGTIRINQMLVTENNHSALTHVGALIEHPAIYPFLTGRQNLTLYSHDQTDLMQLVTQLELTPYIDRPAKDYSLGMKQKLGIAIALLNQPQLVILDEPMNGLDIEATILVRNLIKQRAAQGTTFLISSHILSELQKIMTRIMLVNNGQIIINQPITTFNQLHQTQYRLLTNDQSRTITALQNAQVAFTVDAPYLIIKQADRINSQKILRQDDLYLTELTPVETSFEKLIVTILEKQRGPHHEN, encoded by the coding sequence ATGTTAGAGCTTCAAGACGTTAGTACCTTTATCCGACGAAAACCGATAGTAATGCACGCGACGTTTGATATTTCACCAGGTCAGATTGTCGGGCTGATTGGACCAAATGGTGCGGGTAAAACTACCATTATGAAAACCATTCTGGGATTAACAAAATTTACTGGGACGATTCGCATTAATCAAATGCTGGTCACCGAAAATAATCATAGCGCGTTAACCCACGTCGGTGCCTTGATCGAGCATCCGGCCATTTACCCGTTCCTCACAGGCCGGCAAAACCTAACGTTATACTCGCATGACCAGACTGACCTGATGCAGTTAGTAACACAATTAGAATTAACGCCCTACATTGACAGACCAGCCAAAGATTACTCCTTGGGTATGAAGCAAAAATTAGGGATCGCCATTGCCCTGCTGAATCAGCCACAACTCGTCATTCTAGATGAACCGATGAATGGTCTCGATATTGAAGCGACGATTTTAGTAAGAAATCTGATCAAGCAACGTGCAGCTCAGGGGACGACTTTTCTGATTAGTAGCCATATTTTAAGTGAGTTGCAGAAAATCATGACCCGCATCATGCTCGTCAACAACGGCCAAATTATCATTAATCAGCCCATCACCACCTTTAACCAGCTCCATCAAACGCAGTATCGATTACTGACAAACGATCAATCACGAACGATAACCGCACTTCAAAATGCGCAGGTGGCATTTACAGTCGATGCCCCTTATTTGATTATCAAGCAAGCTGACCGAATTAATAGTCAAAAGATTCTGCGTCAAGACGACCTCTACTTAACCGAGCTGACACCAGTCGAAACGAGTTTTGAAAAATTGATCGTTACTATCTTGGAAAAACAACGAGGCCCTCATCATGAAAACTAA
- a CDS encoding amino acid ABC transporter permease, translating into MDSIWHIIVTSTPQIVAAGIKYTIPIAIISFILGLILAVFTALVKISTRRGWFLILKAIANFYVWLFRSTPLLVQLFIVYFGLPYLKIKGVFPNGIQLDPWTAGIATFSLNTGAYCAETIRAAILSIPEGQWEAAYSIGMTKSQVLKRIILPQAARVSLPPLANSFISLVKDTSLAASITIIEMFEVSQQIAAQNYQPLVMYSLVAALYAILCTILSWLQGYLEKRTSRYLRPLN; encoded by the coding sequence ATGGATTCAATCTGGCACATTATCGTTACATCGACCCCTCAAATCGTTGCGGCAGGGATCAAATACACCATTCCGATTGCCATTATTTCATTTATTCTCGGTTTGATTCTGGCCGTTTTTACCGCACTCGTCAAAATCTCGACTCGGCGCGGCTGGTTCTTGATTCTCAAAGCTATCGCTAACTTTTACGTCTGGCTCTTCCGGAGCACACCACTGCTAGTTCAACTCTTTATCGTCTACTTTGGCTTACCCTACCTCAAAATCAAGGGTGTTTTTCCAAACGGGATTCAGTTGGACCCCTGGACTGCCGGTATCGCGACCTTCTCGTTAAACACCGGGGCTTACTGTGCTGAAACGATTCGGGCCGCGATTCTCTCGATTCCTGAAGGTCAGTGGGAAGCCGCCTATTCCATCGGGATGACTAAGTCGCAAGTCCTTAAACGCATCATTTTGCCACAGGCCGCTCGCGTCTCACTACCCCCATTGGCCAACAGTTTCATCAGTCTGGTGAAGGATACGTCACTGGCCGCTTCAATCACGATCATCGAAATGTTCGAAGTTAGCCAACAGATTGCAGCGCAGAACTACCAACCACTCGTGATGTACTCGCTGGTTGCCGCGCTGTATGCGATTTTATGTACGATTCTCAGCTGGCTACAAGGCTACTTGGAAAAACGGACGTCCCGCTACTTACGGCCACTTAACTAG
- a CDS encoding helix-turn-helix domain-containing protein: MNQFPAQLKKLRKSTNTTQDDLATKLFVSRQAISKWEAGDSTPDLTNLIKLTDIFNVGLDTLVFGAKPEEKVDSTEFVFDPKHNRYVRKLGKMNIWDFLAGYWWAILLIVFVIGFFSAF; encoded by the coding sequence ATGAATCAATTCCCCGCCCAACTAAAAAAGCTTCGCAAATCAACTAACACGACCCAGGACGACTTAGCGACGAAACTATTTGTCTCGCGCCAGGCGATTTCAAAGTGGGAAGCCGGTGATTCAACCCCCGACCTCACCAACTTGATTAAGCTCACCGATATCTTTAACGTCGGTTTAGATACACTGGTCTTTGGCGCAAAACCGGAAGAAAAAGTCGATTCGACCGAATTCGTCTTCGACCCCAAGCACAACCGCTACGTCCGTAAATTAGGCAAAATGAACATTTGGGACTTCTTAGCTGGTTACTGGTGGGCGATTCTACTAATTGTCTTCGTGATTGGTTTCTTTTCAGCATTCTGA
- a CDS encoding DUF1700 domain-containing protein translates to MNDYLSKFEALLVQLTDDERDEVVEFYREYLLDAGIDNYDDCVAELGLPKQLARKVLADYSIRFNENLSANTSKRQKSQANVRTIWLIVLALLSTPITIPALIAILAVFFAIAVSAFAVIIAVGAILVAVTLLAFAMLTAGIGVFGQSLWVALFYLGSGLAIIGAELLIMPLFIWLISLIIQGIAKIVQNLYHRFVKKNRAERGGRHHAKDN, encoded by the coding sequence ATGAACGACTACTTATCCAAATTTGAAGCCTTACTCGTTCAGCTGACCGACGACGAACGCGATGAGGTCGTTGAATTTTATCGCGAATATCTGCTCGACGCGGGCATCGACAATTACGATGACTGTGTGGCTGAATTGGGGTTACCCAAGCAGTTAGCGCGCAAAGTGCTGGCGGATTATTCCATTCGCTTCAACGAGAATCTCAGTGCCAATACATCCAAACGGCAAAAATCACAAGCTAACGTCCGCACTATCTGGTTGATTGTCCTGGCATTACTCTCAACGCCAATCACCATTCCGGCCCTGATTGCAATCCTAGCCGTGTTCTTTGCCATCGCAGTGTCGGCCTTTGCCGTTATTATCGCGGTCGGTGCCATCCTAGTAGCCGTCACCCTATTAGCCTTCGCTATGTTGACCGCTGGAATTGGGGTCTTTGGTCAGTCACTCTGGGTTGCCCTATTCTATCTCGGTAGCGGGCTTGCGATTATTGGCGCCGAATTACTGATCATGCCACTCTTCATCTGGCTCATCAGTTTGATTATTCAAGGGATCGCAAAAATCGTGCAAAACTTATACCACCGGTTCGTCAAGAAGAATCGTGCAGAGAGAGGAGGTCGTCATCATGCGAAAGACAATTAG
- a CDS encoding amino acid ABC transporter ATP-binding protein, translating into MIKLEHLNKTFGNHQALTDINTEFKEHQTTVIVGPSGSGKSTLLRSLNLLERPENGLYHFNDETIDFTKPLTNKTILTIRRKTGMVFQGYNLFPHLSVLKNVMEGPVQVLKQDAAAAQKTALDLLDKVGLQDKADAYPGQLSGGQQQRVAIARSLAMNPEYILLDEPTSALDPELEAGVLRVLLALAQEQDSMIIVTHNMEFARAVADKILFVEDGKILFDGTPAEFFKQPTQRIADFLAAMTFTTISDKANQ; encoded by the coding sequence ATGATCAAGTTAGAGCATCTTAATAAGACGTTTGGCAATCACCAGGCGTTAACTGACATCAATACTGAGTTCAAGGAACATCAAACGACCGTTATCGTCGGGCCTTCCGGGTCTGGTAAGTCGACTTTACTCCGGTCCCTCAACTTACTGGAGCGCCCTGAAAACGGCTTGTATCACTTCAATGACGAAACGATTGATTTCACCAAGCCGCTAACCAACAAAACGATTCTGACGATTCGGCGCAAGACTGGGATGGTCTTTCAAGGCTACAACCTCTTCCCCCACCTCAGCGTGTTGAAAAACGTCATGGAAGGCCCCGTACAGGTATTGAAACAAGACGCCGCGGCTGCCCAAAAAACGGCGTTAGACCTGCTGGACAAAGTCGGCTTACAGGATAAGGCGGACGCTTACCCTGGCCAACTATCTGGTGGGCAACAACAACGGGTCGCGATTGCGCGCTCACTCGCGATGAATCCCGAATATATTTTACTGGACGAACCCACGAGTGCCTTGGATCCTGAATTAGAAGCTGGCGTCCTCCGCGTGCTATTAGCGCTGGCTCAAGAACAAGATTCAATGATCATCGTGACGCATAACATGGAATTTGCACGGGCGGTGGCCGACAAGATTCTGTTTGTCGAAGACGGTAAGATCTTATTCGACGGCACACCCGCAGAATTCTTCAAACAACCGACCCAACGAATTGCCGACTTCTTAGCCGCAATGACCTTTACGACGATTTCGGACAAGGCCAACCAATAA
- a CDS encoding ABC transporter permease, with product MKTNLRIELYKFIHQKNGLWGLLVLPLLMIYSGQTTRLSSQLITFEFGAPQWITLILIAVGSAFLSMEYRYRTIVPLVYKSTSKRAIYGAKLIVILGYGLLLTVVSALITMILKPIFSGDRYPWTPQLVQTVLINNTSTLLYSFFLITLAFMLLMVIQVNAAVIGIGLIIVFWGASLSVAIIKTFSSLAGILKWNPFNMVFVTQQLSSPAYADLSLLTNSQLVLGTLVYSIIFLIIGYHQFKVRAI from the coding sequence ATGAAAACTAATCTCAGGATTGAATTATATAAATTTATCCATCAAAAGAACGGTTTGTGGGGCCTCCTAGTCCTACCCCTTTTGATGATTTACAGTGGCCAAACGACACGACTATCATCCCAACTTATCACGTTTGAATTTGGGGCACCCCAGTGGATAACACTCATTTTGATTGCGGTCGGTTCCGCATTTCTATCAATGGAATATCGCTACCGCACCATTGTGCCATTAGTCTACAAGAGTACTAGTAAACGTGCGATTTACGGTGCTAAACTAATCGTTATTTTAGGCTACGGCTTGTTACTGACAGTCGTTTCCGCTTTAATCACGATGATCCTAAAGCCAATTTTTTCCGGGGACCGCTACCCTTGGACGCCACAATTAGTGCAGACCGTCCTGATCAATAATACCAGCACCCTGCTTTACTCATTTTTCTTAATCACGTTGGCCTTCATGTTACTAATGGTGATTCAGGTCAACGCCGCCGTCATTGGTATCGGCCTAATCATCGTCTTTTGGGGTGCCAGTCTCTCAGTCGCAATCATCAAGACCTTTTCGTCATTAGCAGGCATTCTAAAGTGGAACCCCTTCAACATGGTCTTTGTGACCCAGCAATTATCATCACCAGCTTATGCAGACCTGTCACTGTTAACAAATAGCCAACTCGTTCTTGGAACGCTCGTCTATAGCATCATCTTTCTAATAATTGGCTATCATCAATTTAAAGTTCGTGCGATTTAA
- a CDS encoding PadR family transcriptional regulator, with amino-acid sequence MAIQISSELLDGCVLACLKDQDYYGYALTQRLQAAIKVSESTLYPVLRRLKKNGWVTTYDQAYQGRNRRYYQISSAGLTQLATIQTEWQTYYLAINQLLQGEDHR; translated from the coding sequence ATGGCGATTCAAATCAGTTCTGAGCTTCTCGACGGCTGCGTGCTCGCTTGTCTTAAAGACCAGGATTACTACGGTTATGCACTGACCCAGCGACTACAGGCAGCCATTAAGGTCTCTGAATCCACACTGTACCCAGTGCTACGCCGACTGAAAAAGAATGGCTGGGTCACCACTTATGACCAGGCCTACCAAGGACGCAACCGCCGTTATTATCAAATTTCTAGCGCGGGGTTGACCCAACTGGCCACGATTCAGACCGAGTGGCAGACGTATTACCTAGCTATCAATCAACTATTACAGGGGGAGGATCACCGATGA
- a CDS encoding transporter substrate-binding domain-containing protein codes for MKKWLKTIALALFGLALTVTLTACGSSSSSKSSSASSQLDLQKSGTLTIGLEGTFQPYSYRKDGKLTGFEVDLGKAVAKKLGLKAKFVPTKFDSLIAGLDVDKYDVVINDIAETAQRKQKYLFSTPYIYSKSQLAVKKNSSINKITDIKGKKVAQTTTSNNATDAKRLGATVTPTDGFQQSIDLVNQGRVAGTINSREAFYAYFKQNPKANLKLISGGSEIKTQKIGAIVTKKHAKLQKQISKAIQELRKDGTLKKLSNKYFGGNVTDK; via the coding sequence ATGAAAAAATGGCTTAAAACCATTGCGTTAGCACTTTTTGGACTCGCATTGACCGTGACCTTAACGGCTTGCGGCAGTTCTAGTTCTTCCAAATCTTCTTCAGCCAGCAGTCAGTTGGACTTACAGAAGAGTGGCACCTTAACGATTGGCTTGGAAGGCACCTTCCAACCTTACAGTTACCGCAAAGACGGCAAGTTGACCGGCTTTGAAGTCGACCTCGGCAAAGCGGTTGCCAAGAAATTAGGCTTAAAAGCCAAGTTCGTCCCAACCAAGTTTGATTCACTGATTGCCGGACTCGATGTCGATAAGTATGACGTGGTCATCAACGACATTGCCGAAACCGCGCAACGTAAACAGAAGTACCTCTTCTCAACGCCTTATATCTATTCGAAATCACAATTGGCCGTTAAGAAGAATTCGTCCATCAATAAGATCACAGACATTAAGGGTAAGAAAGTCGCCCAAACGACGACCAGTAATAATGCGACCGACGCGAAACGTTTAGGCGCGACCGTGACGCCAACTGACGGCTTCCAGCAATCGATCGACCTGGTCAATCAAGGCCGTGTCGCTGGGACCATCAATTCACGGGAAGCCTTCTACGCTTACTTCAAGCAGAACCCAAAGGCCAACTTGAAATTGATCAGTGGCGGTTCTGAAATCAAGACACAAAAGATTGGCGCCATTGTCACTAAGAAGCACGCCAAACTCCAAAAACAAATCTCCAAAGCCATTCAAGAACTCCGGAAAGACGGGACCTTGAAGAAACTTTCTAACAAGTACTTTGGTGGCAACGTGACGGATAAATAG
- a CDS encoding aminotransferase-like domain-containing protein — protein MKNLFANRVLNNDTSDLDEIFKNSANPENISFAGGFPDQHLFPDDDLKQAYRDAIEQDGQGIFQYSSTQGLPALRQKIADRMATHADVQVSADNVLMTQGGQQAIDLVAKLLLNHGDAMVVEGPTYMGALAAFDTYEPTYYEIPVDDNGMNIRQLRKTLKAHPEIKLIYTIPDFHNPTGTTMSAKRRQAMVALANQYDVIILEDSPYRDLRYSGQNIPAIKHYDTEGRVIFISSFSKILSPALRTGWIVASDTIMQELVGLKSAIDVQSPNVTLAAINSYLDSHDIDEHVATISAAYRTKRDAMLTALDNYFPKNVQYTRPNGGFFIWVTLPAGVDAKALLNDVVLPQAHVAYVPAACQFASRAVTNGFRLNFTNSDVATITQGIQRLGQILQPVQVTVPTTALATPF, from the coding sequence ATGAAAAACTTATTTGCGAACCGTGTGTTAAACAACGACACTTCAGACCTCGATGAAATTTTCAAGAATAGTGCCAACCCGGAAAACATTTCCTTCGCTGGCGGTTTTCCGGACCAGCACCTCTTTCCGGATGACGATTTGAAACAAGCTTATCGTGACGCCATCGAACAAGACGGCCAGGGCATCTTCCAATATTCATCCACGCAAGGGCTACCGGCACTACGGCAAAAAATCGCTGACCGCATGGCAACTCATGCGGATGTGCAAGTCAGTGCTGACAACGTCCTAATGACTCAAGGTGGGCAACAAGCCATCGACCTAGTTGCAAAACTACTATTAAACCACGGCGATGCAATGGTCGTTGAAGGTCCAACCTACATGGGAGCCCTCGCCGCCTTTGACACTTATGAACCAACTTATTATGAAATTCCAGTGGATGATAATGGCATGAACATTCGGCAACTTCGCAAGACCTTGAAGGCTCATCCTGAAATCAAATTGATTTATACGATTCCTGACTTCCACAACCCGACCGGGACGACGATGAGTGCCAAACGTCGCCAAGCAATGGTCGCTCTTGCTAATCAATATGATGTCATTATTTTGGAAGACAGCCCATACCGGGACCTTCGTTATAGCGGGCAAAACATTCCTGCCATCAAGCATTACGATACTGAAGGTCGGGTCATCTTTATCTCCAGTTTTTCCAAGATTCTCTCACCCGCTTTGCGGACGGGCTGGATCGTGGCGAGTGACACCATCATGCAAGAATTGGTCGGACTAAAATCCGCTATCGATGTCCAATCACCAAATGTGACTTTAGCAGCCATCAACAGCTACCTAGACAGCCACGACATCGATGAACACGTCGCAACCATTAGTGCTGCATATCGGACAAAACGCGACGCGATGCTGACGGCACTCGATAACTACTTCCCAAAGAACGTGCAATACACGCGGCCAAACGGTGGTTTCTTCATCTGGGTCACCTTACCAGCTGGCGTGGACGCCAAAGCCCTATTAAATGACGTGGTTCTTCCACAGGCGCACGTCGCTTATGTCCCAGCAGCTTGCCAATTTGCTAGCCGCGCGGTCACGAACGGATTCCGCTTGAACTTTACCAACTCCGACGTGGCAACCATCACGCAAGGCATCCAGCGACTTGGACAAATTCTCCAACCGGTTCAAGTCACGGTACCAACGACTGCCTTGGCAACACCATTCTAA
- a CDS encoding transporter substrate-binding domain-containing protein, which produces MRTWVKKLGVAILGLGLAVTLTACGSNSSSSKSSDLGLQKSGTLTIGLEGTFQPYSYRKDGKLTGFEVELGKAVAKKMGLKAKFVPTKFDSLVAGLDTNKFDVVMNNMSETAARKKKYLFSTPYIYSKSQLAVKKNSSISKITQIKGKKVAQTTTSNNATDAKRLGATVTPTDSFQQSIELVEQGRAAGTINSRESFYAYLKQNPKANIKLINSGDQIAVQKIGAIVTKEHPKLQKQISKAIQELRKDGTLKKLSNKYFGGNVTDK; this is translated from the coding sequence ATGAGAACATGGGTTAAAAAATTAGGTGTTGCGATTTTGGGGCTCGGGTTAGCCGTCACGTTGACCGCCTGTGGAAGCAACTCTAGTAGCAGTAAGTCCAGCGACTTAGGGCTACAAAAATCGGGGACGTTGACAATCGGTTTGGAAGGCACCTTCCAACCTTATAGTTACCGTAAAGATGGTAAGTTAACTGGCTTTGAAGTTGAACTTGGTAAAGCTGTCGCCAAGAAGATGGGCTTAAAAGCTAAGTTCGTCCCAACGAAGTTCGATTCATTAGTTGCCGGACTGGACACCAACAAGTTTGACGTCGTGATGAATAACATGTCTGAAACGGCTGCACGTAAGAAGAAGTACCTCTTCTCAACGCCGTACATTTATTCTAAGTCCCAACTGGCAGTCAAGAAGAACTCAAGCATCAGCAAGATTACCCAGATCAAGGGTAAGAAAGTGGCACAAACGACCACTAGTAACAACGCTACAGATGCGAAACGTTTAGGCGCGACCGTTACCCCAACCGACAGTTTCCAACAATCGATTGAGTTAGTTGAACAAGGCCGGGCTGCTGGGACCATTAACTCCCGGGAATCCTTCTATGCTTACTTGAAGCAGAACCCGAAAGCCAACATTAAGTTGATCAATTCTGGTGACCAGATTGCCGTTCAAAAAATCGGTGCGATCGTCACTAAGGAACATCCAAAGCTCCAGAAGCAAATTTCAAAAGCCATCCAAGAACTTCGTAAGGATGGAACCTTGAAGAAATTGTCTAACAAGTACTTTGGTGGTAACGTTACTGACAAGTAA
- a CDS encoding ABC transporter permease yields the protein MRRNLYQEFYKLGHRKITWWSPIILLLLMVITGYGIGYNEGKLLTVTNYNSPDWIILLLVVVGATTFSMEFQNNAILTLLTKSPNKAIVYLSKYLVLFCYDCFLHAIAILFTIGLRYAPLNSHVSWSTIYLYHEPLWENMLKTVGVDLLTTMFIISLVFLLSCLINSNATVTIISLLIVFMGQFVSSSLLNYQDWLPLIKWNPFNMINLTREYYNYVTYYATSQLSNAQLLTGTLCYTLLFVTLGYLIFRKKYF from the coding sequence TTGCGCCGCAATCTCTACCAAGAGTTCTACAAACTAGGCCATCGAAAAATCACGTGGTGGTCACCAATTATCTTATTGCTTTTAATGGTGATCACCGGATACGGAATCGGTTACAATGAAGGTAAGCTATTAACTGTGACGAACTACAACTCGCCGGACTGGATCATCTTATTACTAGTCGTGGTGGGCGCGACGACCTTTTCGATGGAGTTTCAAAACAACGCGATTCTAACCTTATTAACCAAATCACCCAATAAAGCGATTGTTTACCTCTCCAAATATCTGGTGCTGTTCTGCTACGATTGTTTTCTCCACGCCATCGCCATCTTATTTACGATTGGCCTCAGATATGCGCCCTTAAACTCGCACGTGTCCTGGTCCACCATTTACCTTTACCATGAGCCACTCTGGGAAAATATGTTGAAAACCGTTGGCGTGGATTTACTAACGACAATGTTCATCATTAGTTTAGTTTTCTTACTTTCGTGCCTGATCAACAGTAATGCCACCGTAACGATTATCAGCCTGCTGATTGTCTTTATGGGCCAATTTGTCTCAAGTTCACTTTTAAATTACCAAGACTGGCTGCCGCTCATCAAATGGAATCCATTCAACATGATTAACCTAACCCGGGAATACTATAACTACGTGACCTACTATGCGACGAGCCAGTTATCCAACGCACAATTACTAACGGGAACCTTGTGCTACACCTTACTGTTCGTTACTTTAGGCTACTTGATTTTCAGAAAAAAATATTTCTAA
- a CDS encoding LysR family transcriptional regulator produces the protein MANFAYEVFSTVVAQHTFYQAAATLNVTPSAVSHSINQLEKELGFPLFIRNRSGVELTSDGRQVLPYVQEILNTESNLRQVADNIQGLHSGSVRIGGFSSVCINWLPRIIREFNREYPDIEISVMQGNFNEITNWAKIGTIDIGFTSMPVNENLLVHSLINDPIYCVTPADFIPENGEYITTDDVADKNFILQQSDYDRDTKLALDHYHVTNNFLRFSIDDQSIISMVESGLGMGILPQLALRKLTGDVNTFSFAEPYNREIALVANKTQATAPSTAMMIRAIKQFLTKEYPDQMLWQ, from the coding sequence ATGGCTAACTTTGCTTATGAGGTTTTTTCGACTGTAGTTGCGCAACATACGTTTTACCAAGCCGCTGCGACGCTTAACGTGACGCCGAGTGCGGTCAGTCATTCCATTAATCAATTAGAGAAGGAACTCGGTTTTCCGCTGTTCATCCGGAACCGTTCAGGCGTTGAACTTACTAGTGATGGTCGGCAGGTTTTGCCGTATGTCCAGGAGATCTTGAACACCGAAAGTAACCTCCGACAGGTCGCTGATAATATCCAAGGACTGCACTCCGGATCCGTGCGAATTGGCGGTTTTAGTAGCGTTTGCATCAATTGGTTACCCCGAATTATCCGCGAATTTAACCGTGAATATCCCGATATTGAGATTTCAGTGATGCAAGGTAATTTTAATGAAATAACCAACTGGGCAAAAATCGGGACGATTGATATTGGTTTTACGTCGATGCCAGTCAATGAGAATTTACTGGTCCATTCGTTGATCAATGATCCAATCTACTGTGTCACGCCGGCAGACTTCATTCCTGAAAACGGGGAGTACATCACGACTGACGATGTGGCCGACAAAAACTTTATTCTGCAACAAAGTGACTATGACCGGGATACGAAGCTGGCGCTGGACCATTACCACGTTACCAATAATTTCTTGCGGTTCTCCATTGATGACCAATCAATTATTTCAATGGTGGAATCCGGCTTAGGGATGGGAATTCTACCGCAATTAGCGCTACGCAAACTGACCGGGGATGTCAACACGTTTTCCTTCGCTGAACCGTATAACCGTGAAATTGCACTAGTTGCCAACAAGACGCAAGCGACGGCCCCTTCAACGGCGATGATGATTCGGGCCATCAAGCAGTTTCTGACCAAGGAATATCCAGACCAGATGCTGTGGCAATAG
- a CDS encoding GyrI-like domain-containing protein, with translation MTTYQIETKEQFTVVGLELTIKSQFNDFAGISREKADFWQRIEADGALAELKSGVKDDCLYAVNEAVNNKMMYYAAVLPKNDTLRADRRIDFPSGPYLVVTGSATSQDELAGQLTGAVFGEILPQLTSHRYVGGPNAIQIQADGDQFKGVALVPVVAN, from the coding sequence ATGACAACTTATCAAATTGAAACAAAGGAACAATTTACTGTTGTGGGCTTGGAACTGACGATTAAGAGTCAGTTCAATGATTTTGCCGGAATTAGCCGAGAAAAGGCTGATTTTTGGCAACGCATCGAGGCGGATGGGGCGTTGGCCGAACTCAAATCTGGCGTCAAAGATGATTGTTTGTACGCAGTAAATGAAGCCGTCAATAATAAGATGATGTACTATGCAGCTGTTTTGCCCAAAAACGATACCCTCCGTGCTGACAGACGCATTGATTTTCCTAGTGGGCCTTATCTAGTCGTTACGGGAAGCGCAACGTCCCAAGATGAATTGGCTGGCCAACTAACTGGCGCTGTCTTTGGCGAGATTTTACCCCAACTGACCAGTCATCGTTATGTTGGTGGCCCCAACGCGATTCAAATCCAAGCTGATGGTGACCAATTCAAAGGCGTCGCATTAGTCCCAGTCGTCGCCAACTAG
- a CDS encoding DUF4097 family beta strand repeat-containing protein gives MRKTIRIGVVLLVLGLILTMFGIANNGIQSIYWEQGFHIVRHRSRSYHVSQLKKITLDTSSNIIIKQGTSTKITVTAARTFPKIKTSHGHLTITSTADDSHSVGFMFGNAGQYTDTTTITVPKGTTVEKVTAESDQTGNLSLQNVTVDQLNVFNDDADVNLSNVKINQSMALSGGNIRLSRVSAPSLQIAGDPDVSVTNSHFTTAASKITTDEGDIHLTNNRFKALRMTTSDGDILFNNNRITDSLSASTSDGDIRGTAPRTTGIHANTSDGDLNIFGHHANDNGVYQVNPSAASQYRLSTNDGDITVTSSN, from the coding sequence ATGCGAAAGACAATTAGAATTGGCGTTGTGTTACTAGTGCTGGGCCTCATCTTAACGATGTTTGGCATCGCTAATAACGGGATTCAAAGCATTTATTGGGAACAAGGCTTTCATATCGTGCGTCATCGCAGTCGTAGTTACCACGTTAGTCAGTTGAAGAAAATCACGCTTGATACCAGCAGCAATATCATCATCAAGCAAGGGACGAGCACCAAGATTACCGTGACGGCCGCCCGCACGTTTCCAAAAATCAAAACTAGTCACGGGCATTTGACGATTACCTCGACTGCCGACGATTCGCACAGTGTCGGCTTCATGTTCGGCAACGCTGGTCAGTATACCGATACGACGACCATTACGGTTCCTAAGGGGACTACGGTTGAAAAAGTGACCGCTGAATCCGATCAGACCGGCAACCTGTCCTTACAAAATGTGACTGTCGACCAATTAAACGTGTTCAACGATGATGCTGACGTTAATTTGAGCAACGTTAAAATCAATCAGTCCATGGCGTTATCAGGTGGCAACATCCGTTTATCACGGGTCTCGGCCCCTAGTCTGCAAATTGCCGGTGACCCCGATGTCAGCGTCACTAACAGCCACTTCACCACCGCAGCTTCTAAAATCACGACCGATGAAGGTGATATCCACCTGACCAACAACCGGTTCAAAGCCCTGCGGATGACTACTAGTGATGGCGACATCTTGTTCAATAATAATCGGATCACAGACAGTCTGTCGGCTTCAACCAGTGACGGCGACATCCGTGGAACAGCGCCCCGGACAACGGGGATTCACGCTAACACCAGCGACGGCGACCTCAATATCTTCGGCCACCATGCCAATGACAACGGCGTCTACCAAGTGAATCCGTCCGCTGCCAGCCAGTATCGACTTTCAACCAACGACGGCGATATTACGGTTACCAGCAGTAATTAA